A region of the Amycolatopsis sp. cg13 genome:
GGCGTCCTTCGAGGGTCGGCTGCCGGATGCGTACACCGTCGCGGTGCGGTTCAAGCAGCCGGTGCTGCTGCCGGGCCGCGCGGCCTTCACGACCTGGCAGACGGACGACGGGTGGGCCTTTGAGCTGTGGCACGCCCGGAAGCCGAAGCCCCATTTGGACGGGGTGATCTCAGCCCTCTGAGGGCTTCTCGTTTCGGTACTCGAGGTACTGCTCGGGCTGGATGGCCGCCGATGCGTGAAGCACGAAAGTGACGACGTGGTGCCACCTTGCCCGCCGTCCGAGTTGAGCCTCAACGCGAATCTCGCGATCTAGGTTCTGGAAGCCCGGCGGAGCGGAGTCGAACTCAGCGAATATCTGGGTGACGCTCCGACCGGGAACGGCGAACGTCGCCGGGAGGTCCGCGTCGTTTTCGCCGCGTAGCCGGGGACGCGTTCTCTCCCATCGCAGCGCGCTCATCGCCGGTTCTCCCAGCACAACGACGCGGAGATCTCGAACGACAATCGGCAGTGCGCCGGTGTTGTGGAGAACCAGTGGGATGAGTATCGACTGCCTGCCGTCCCGCTCTGGGCCGGAGGCAAAGGTGTGCGGTGGGAAGGTCTTCAACCGACCAGGTCGCGCGTTGAGCCACCAGAACGAGAAGACCGTGAACACCAACGCGCAGATCGAGACAGTCAGAGCTGCGCCGCTCACTCTGAGGGCTTCCAGACCTGCCCCTCGACAAGGTCGTTGAACCCCAGCCACACCAGGTTCATCAGCCAGGACGCGAGCACGCCGTCGGAGATCTCCGGGTGGTCCAGCGCCCAGTCGGCCAGCGATTCCGCCGCGCCGACCAGCGCGGCGGCCAAGCCTGGCCCGGAGAACTCCGTCTGCTCGCCGAGGCCCTTGCGCGTCCCCGCGGCCACCACGAGCGCCGCGACCAGTTCGATCGCGCGCGTGCGCATCGCGGTGATTTCCGCCGCGAAACCGCCGCCGACCGTCAGCGCCTGGCGGTGCAGCACCGTCCAGGACTCGCGGTATTCGGCGACGAAGCGGTAAAAGGACCGCAGGCCGTGCCACAGCTGCATGTCCGGCGGGAGGTCGGGCTGCACGCCGGCCTGGATGGCTTCCAGCAGGCGGGTCGCCTCGCGCTGGATGCTCTTGCCGAAGAGGTCTTCCTTCGAGCCGAGGTAGGTGTAGATCATCGGCTTGGAGACGCCCGCGACCTCGGAGATCTCGTCCATCGACGCCGAGTGGTAGCCGTGCTGGGAGAACACCTGCACCGCGGCGTCCAGGATCTGGCGTTCACGGACCGCCCTCGGGAGCCGTCTCGCTCGCTCGGGTGGGCGCTGATCTTCGTCGGGCACAGTGCTGTTTCCTCCCTCTCGCTGGCACGGACGGTACCCGTCCCCAGGTCGGCGGCGTTGCTTGCCGCACTACCTACTCACCGGTAGCCTTACGGCGGAAAGTTCCGGAAGGGGTGGAAGATGGCCGACAACCCGGAGGCGACCAGTGCTGACCTGGCCGGCCTGCGCGGAGTCGCGCTGCTGGACGCGCTGGACCGCACCGAAGCCGTCGACGCGAGCGCGCTCGACGTCAACGCGGTCGCGGACGCCATTGACCCCCGTGAGCTGGGCCGTTCCGACATGAACCGCCTGCTGGCGGCGTTGGTCCGGCTGTCTGAGCAAGTGCCGGCGTTCTCGCTGGACAAGGTCGACCCGACGAAGTTCGCCACGCTGGTCGCGCGGGCGTCGCGGGCGCAGTTGGAAGCCGTGGTCGCCGAACGCGCGCTACGGGTGCGGGTGCTGGACGAGATCTTCGCGCGCATGGGAGCGCACATCCGTGCGAAGTCGCTGCACGCGGTCGTGCACTGGCGGCTGTCCGGCGGCACCGGCGAGGGCGGCTACGACCGCTACGAGACGGTGCTTTCCGACGGAACCTGCACTGTGTCCCGCGAAATGCGCGAGAAACCCCGCGTGACGATTACGCTTTCGCCCGTGGACTTTTTCCGCATCATCACCCACCAGGCGACGCCCGCGGTGCTGTTCGTGACCGGAAAACTGAAGGTCAAGGGCGACCTGGCCTTCGCAGCCGGGCTGGTCGGCCACTTCGACCTCCCCCGACCGGCCTGAGCCGCTCCGGTGTCCCGCTGGCGCTCGCGCATGCGTGCCGCGCACTCACCCGGTGAGCACGCGGTGAACGGGTTCGCCCGCACCCTCGAGGTGGGCAAACTGACGCCGGAGCAGTTCGTGCAGGTCCTGGAGACGCTGCACATGCTCGGTACGGCCGGAGCCGGCATCGACATCGGCTCGCTGACCACGCAGGCCCTGGTGGACGTCGTCGCGGCGGCTACCCGGGAACAGCTGAAAGGCATCGCCGACCACGACGAACTGCGCGCGGTCTTCCTGGACGAGATCTTCCGCCGGATGTCGGAACACTTCCGCCCGGAACGAGCCCGGCACGTGGACATCGTGGTCTCCTGGCGCTTCCCCGCCGGGGACGATTTCGACCGCTACCAGACGGTCATCGAGGACGGGTTGTGCGTGTCGAGCACCGACCTGGCCCGCACGCCGGACACGACGATCACCGTGGCGGTGGAGGACTTCATCCGGATGGCGACCGGGAACGCCGCAGTGGCGGCGATGTTCGTGACGGGGAAGGTGAAGGTCAAGGGCGAGTACGCGCCGGCGGTGCGGTTGTCGGGGTATTTCGACATTCCTAAGCCGACTGGAGCGGACTAAACCGCGGTCTCCAGGCTCATTTCCCCGCGTGCCAACGGCATCAGGTAATTCTCCGACAGCCACTGCACCACCGGCACGCACACCGCGTCCCCGAAGCCGAACAGGGCCTGGTTGTTCCGCAGCCCCTCCAGCGCGTACTGCCCCGCGCCCATCAGCCGGGCGTACTCGCGGGGTGTCATCCACCGGACCCGTACGCTTCCCCGCCCTGCTTGCACCACGGCCTGTTTGGACGACCCGCCACGGGCGGTGCGCAGGCAGCCGGAGATGTCGTCCGGCCGGACTTCCCACACTGGCTTTCCGTTTCGGGTGCGGCGGTAAGCCGTGCGGTACACCAGCTTCTTTCCCGCCCGCAACTGCGTCAAGCGCTCCAGTTGGAGCGGCGAAAGGGAGCCGACGAACGCGTCAGCACGCAGGGGCGTCCACCAACGCTCGTCGTCGGCGGACAGGCGTTCGACGGCCGCGGACAGTCCGGTGACCAAAAGCGGCGGAGGTGCGGGCAAGGCAGCGCGATGGGTCCGCAACGAAGGATCAAGCGCAAGCCAAGCCGGGCGCAACGGTGACGGCGCGGGCGAGTCAGCGGGCGGATTCTGCGCACCAACGATGAACAACCGCGGCCGCGACTGCGGGACGAACCGCCGGGCGTCCAGGGTCAGGACATCGGCGGAGTACCCGAGCCGGTTGAGTTCGCGGATCGCGGCACGGAGGTCGTCGCCGCCGTGGCTTGTCGCCAGGCCTACGACGTTTTCCAGCGCGACTACCGGTGGGCGATCCGGGCCCAGTTCGTCCAGGATGCGGGTGAATTCCCAGAACGTCGACGAGTGCGAGCCCGCCAAGCCGCGGCGCCAGCCGGCCAGCGAGAGGTCCGTGCACGGGAAGGACGCCCAGGCCAGGCTGAGGCCCGCGGGCAGGTCGGCACCGCGCAGGGCGGCGACATCGCCCAGGACGTACTCGTGCGCGCCCTGGTCGTTGAAGTGTGCCTCGTACATGGCTTGCTTCGCGGGTTCGATGTCGTTGGACCACGCGACGTCGAAGCCGGCCGGTTCTAGGCCTAGGCGCACGAGACCGATGCCCGCGAAGAACTCCGCGGCGGTGGGCTGACCCGGTAGAGGCATGGCGCCAACATTAATGGGGCCGGCGTTCCTTCACGGTCTCGATCACCCGCGACGCGGCGACATCGGTCGCTTCGTGTTCCCAGATTCGCACCGACAGCCAGCCCGCTTCGAGCAGCAGTGCGTCAGTATTCGCGTCGCGGCGGCGGTTGGTTTCGATCTTGGTCCGCCAATAATCCGCGTTGTTCTTCGGCCACGTGCCGTGTTCCGGGCAGCCGTGCCAGAAGCAGCCGTCCACGAAAACCGCTACCCGGGCCGGGCCGAACACCAGGTCAGCCTCGCGGCGCACACCCTTGACCGGACGGCGGTGCACTCGATAACGGAACCCGGCGGCGTGCAGGATCTTGCGCAGCGCCATTTCGATCCCGGTGTTGCGGGACTTCTGTTTGCTCATGCGGGCGCTCACCGCGGAAGTCGTTACCAGCCGCTCCACGGAGGCCATTGTGGCAAAGACTCAGCCTTCGACGATCCGGCCTTCGATCACCGGGTGGTTCGACGGCCGCGGCTCCTCCGCGACGACCTCGCTGTCCACCACCATCACCGGGCCGCGGCGCTGGTTGGCGTACCGGACGGCGCGCTTCTCCGCGCGGCGCAGCCAAAATCGCCGGGCGATCGAGCGGGTCGGCGGCAGCAGGAAGAGCAGGCCCAGCACGTCGCTGACGAAGCCGGGGACCATGATCAGCACGCCGCCGAGCGCGACGAGCATGCCGTCGGTCAGTTCCTTCTCCGGATTGCGGCCCGACTGCGCGGTCGCCATGAACGCGCGCATCGCCTTGCCGCCCTCGCGGCGCGCCAGCCACGAGCCCACGAACGCGCCCGCGATCAGCAGACCGATCGTGCCGAGCACACCGACGACCGAGCCGACCGCCCAGATGGCGGCGACTTCAGCGATGACGTAGAGCAGGAACACGACAGCCATACCAGGTGAACGAACGAGTGCCGGGATTTGCTCCCGAGGGGAAATAAGCGCAGGTCAGCAGGCTTCCGATCGCGGTCAGGAGAGGGTGGGACGGCCGCAGCATTTCTTGTATTTCGCGCCCGAGCCGCACCAGCAGGGCTCGTTGCGCGCGGGGGGCCAGCTCAGCGCGCCGCCTTCCTCGAAGACCTCGTTCATGCAGGCCAGCCGGGTGTCTTCGGCGGCTGGGTCGCTGCCGGTACGGGTCGCGAACTCCCGGAGTTTCGCGACGGTCAACGGGACCATCATGATCCGGGCGATGCCCGTCTCGGACAGCTCCCGGTTGTCGGCCTCTCGGTCGGCGACGATGGTGTCCGCGTCGGCGTGTTGAACCAGGTGCGGCCAAGCCTCGTGCGCGCGGGGAATCTCGTCGCGGGGCCAGAACAGCACTCGCACTTCCCCCGGAGGCGCCGGCGGGGCGGCAGCACGGACCGGATCCGAAGGGCTCTGGACCGACTCGTCCTGCTCGTCCGGAGGCAATCCGAGCGCGCGGCGCACCCGTCGGCGACCCGTCAAGATGTTGTTCGCGAGGGTGAAGAACCCGAACTCCGTGTTCCGGTCGGCCAGCTCCTCCTCGGACAGCCGGGCCACGGCCAGGTCGAACCAGGCCAGCGCCTGCTGAAGCTCGCCACGGTGTTCCAGCAGCTCAGCGGCCAGGTGATACGGCATCGACGAGGGCAGTTGCTCGCTCCGCAACTCGTCCAGGCAGGCCTGGGCCTCGTCGGTCCGGCCGAGGTCGAACAGCACGTCGGCGAGTTCGACCCGGGCGTTGCCCCCTTCCTCGCCGCCCAGCGCGACAGCCTGGGTCAGCAGCGCGACGGCGCGGTGGTCGTCACCGGCCTGCCGCCATGCTTGCGCCGCCTCGAAAAGGAGCTCTCCCTGCTCCTCGGGATACTTTTCCAGCTCGGCTTCCAGTTGTGCGGCGGTCTCCGCGGCCGTTCCCGTGCCCATGGAAGGCACTTTATTGCTGGCCCGGCAAGCGATCACCGCAGGCTCTGCAGGAACGCGGAGACCTCGCGTGGCGAGCGCAGCAGCACCTGCCGCGAGGTCGGGGCTTCGGTGGCGATCCGCCGCAGCATCAGCGGGCGGCGCGTCGGCCACTTCCAGATCCACTGGACCAGTTCGGCGTCGATCTTCGACACGCATCCGGGAGCCTGCGTCTCCTGGCCCCATTCGCGCAGTTGCCGCCGCACGACGCGGTACAGGCAGGTGTAGCGGGAGGCGTCCAGCAGCACGACGGTGTCGGCGAAGGGCAGGCGCAGGTCGAAGGTCTTGCTGTAATTGCCGTCGATCACCCAGCTGTCCGTGCTGGCCGCCTCGGCGACGGCGGCACGGAACTCTTCTGGCGGGGCCTCGACCCAGCCGGGACGCCAGTAGAGCCGGTCCAGATGTGTGACCGGGAGGTCGAGGGCGGCACCGATGTGCCTGGCCAGAGTGGATTTTCCGGCCCCGGAGCAGCCAGTGACCATGATGCGTCGCCCCATGGCGGTCAAGCCTAGAACTAGACCGGGACGAAACTCGCGGCGATTAATCCGAGCACCAGGAGATCCGGGCCCCGGACGAGTTGCCGCACCAGCCCGGCGGGGATCAGGACGCCCTCGTACAGCACCATCCCCATCGAGCTGAAGTCCAGCGGGCCGCGGGTCACCGAACGAACGGCCGCCAGTGCGGCGATCAGGACAGCTACTAGCGCGCTGATCGAAGCCGGGATGCCCAGCAGCAGGACCACACCCGCCCAGATCAGCGCGAGCAGGCCGAGAAAAGCGCAGGTCACGGTATGCAGGCGCAGGTTTGACGCATCCAGCCAGCGGCGCAGCCCGGGCACTCGATGCAACTGCGCGACCGGCGCGGTGAACGGCAGCAGCGCAAGATAGCCGCCGACGCCGAGGAGCCACACTGACGTCACGGCGGGGAAGGTCGCGTGGGTGGCGACTACGGCGAGTGCGAGGAAGACCGGCAGACCGAGGGTGTGCCGACGCGCGAGAGTCCCCGTGACGACATACCGGGTGACGATGAACCGTCCGGCCAGCGCGTTCCGCCACGGCACCGGGCGTCCGGCCGGGAGCAGCGCCCAGACGTCCAGGAAGGCGGCGGACGTCCGGCGCACCATGCGTTCGGCGTAGTGCCGGATCAACGTGTCGCGAGAAACCGTGTGCGGCAACGAAGAAGACCGGGCCAAGGCGATCGCCGCGAGACCGGCGACGACCACGTATGTCCACAGTGGAACGACAAGCGGCAGTGCGAGAGTCAGCGGCAGCAGGGATTCGCCGGGGAACGAGCGGCGGCGGCCCAGCACCAAGGCCAGCGCGGCGACGACTACGAAAAGCGCGATCGGGCCGACCAATGAGCGGGGAAAGCCGATGAGCATCCCGGAAACGGCGAAGAAATACGCCGCGACCGCGAATCTGGCGGCCCAGTCCAGCACGAGTCGCCGGGTGAGCACGGCGGGACGCTGACCGTCGAAATCGTCCCAGGTCAGCGTGGCCGGATGGGTCCACAGATAGCCGCGGCGCAAGGTCGCGCGCCACGCCAGCGCGAGACCGGTGCACAGCACGAGCACGCTGCCGAGCGCGCCCACCGGAGCGCCGCCGATCAGCTGGCTCCGCACCAATTCGGTGTTGTAGAACGGCGATCCCAGCAGGCCGACCGCGATGACCAGCGCCAAGACCAGATCCGGTCGTTTCACAGGTCCACCACGTAATCCGCGACCTCGTCCGCGAGCGGCGGGTGATGGCTCGCCACGATCACCGCCGCGCCGCGTCCCGTGCTGGTGCGGACCAGGGTGGTCAGCCAGGCCCGGCCGTCGGCGTCCAGCGCGCGCTCCGGTTCGTCCAGCAGCAGCACCTCGTGCGGACGCGCCACCGCGGCGTGCAGCAGGAGCCGACGTCGTTGTCCGGCGGAGAGCTCCGACGCGGGCACATCGGGAGCCGGTACCGGACCGTCGGCCAGTTCGCCGCCGAAGGAATTGCGCAGCAGGTCGAGATGCTGGCGCGGGGTGAGCTCGTCGAAGAGCGCCGAATCGTCGAAAAGCACCGAAACGCGGCGACGGAAAGCGGCGGACCGCTCGTCAGGCGGTCCGCCGCAGACGGACACGGAACCGGACGTCGGCACCTGATTCCCGTAGAGACAGCGCAGCAACGTCGACTTGCCCGCCCCGTTGGCACCGCGGACGACCAGGCATTCGCCGGCGTCGACGGCCAGGTCGAGACCGCTGAACAGCTCAGTCTCGCCCGCGGTGACCCCCAGGTCCTGAGTGGCGATGAGCACGAAACCCCCTCGGCTGATCACCCCAACATAATCACTTCAAGTACGCCTCCGCTTGCAGCGTGAACAATTCCGCGTACCCGGCGTCGGCCGCCATCAGCGCCTCGTGCGTTCCGTACTCCGCGACTTTCCCGTGGTCCAGCAGCAGAATGCGCTCGGCTTGGCGGACCGTCGAGAACCGGTGCGAGATGTACAGCGTCGTCCGCCCGCGCGACAACGTGTGCAGCCGGTCGAACAGGTCGTGCTCGGCTTGGGCGTCCAGCGCCGACGTCGGCTCGTCCAGGATCAGGATCGGGGCCTCGCGCTGGAAAGCCCTGGCCAGCGCGATTTTCTGCCATTCCCCGCCGGACAGCGACACGCCCTGGTCGAACCAGCGGCCGAGCGGGCTGTCGTACCCCGTCGGCAGCCGGGCGATGCGCTCGTCGGCTCCGGCGCGGCGGGCGGACTCCTCGATGTGCTCGCGATCGGTGAGCCGGTTCAGGTCGCCGAGGCCGATGTTCTCCGCCGCGGTGCCTTGGTAGGTCACGTAATCCTGGAACATCGCGCTGATCTTGGTGCGCAGCTGCACTGGGTCGTACTCGCGGATGTCCACGCCGTCCAGCAGGATCCGGCCCGCTGTGGGGTCGTAAAGCCGACACAGCAGTTTGAACAGCGTCGATTTGCCCGCGCCGTTGCGCCCCACCACCGCGACGGTCTCGCCGGGACGGATCTCGAAGCTCACCCCGTGCAATGCCGGTTCGTCCGCACCCGGATAGCTGAAGCTCACCGACTCGAACTGGATGTGTCCATCCACAGTGGACGGAAGTGGTCGCGGCTTCGCCGGTGCGGTGATTTCCGGTTTGGTGTCGAGGAATCGGTACAGCGTATCCAGGTACAGATTGTTCTCGTACATCCCGGAAAACGCGGTGAACAACCCGGTCACCGAACTCTGCACGGACGTCGCGGCGGCGGTGTACAGCGCCAGATCGCCCAGCGTCAGCCGTCCGCCCACCGCCTCCAGCGCGATGTACAACGCGATCCCCGAGCCGACCAGCGTGCTCAGCAACCCCCACGACGTCGAGCTGACATTCCGTTTCACCGTCAGCTTCCGCTGCCGGTCGTAGGCAACCACCCCGAGCTTCCGGAACCGGTCCACGAAGTACGGACCGAGGCCGAACAGCTTGGTCTCCTTGGCATACGTGTCCGTAGTGACCAAAGAGGACAGATAGTCCATCCGCCGTTTGATCGGCGACATCATGAAGGTGAGCCAGAACGCCCGCGAACCGTACTTCGACTGCGAGATGAACGCCGGAATCGGGGCCAGCAAAGCGACCAGTGCGAGCAGCGGGCTGATCGACACCAGCAGCGCGATCATGCTGGCGAAGGTGATCAGTGTCCGGATCAGGCCGAGCGCCGAGGTCATCATCGACAACGGACGCGTCGGCGCCTCCTGCGCCGCCTGGCGCAGCATGTCGTACGACGCCGAACCCTCGAAGTACGCCAGGTGCAGGTCGCTCGCGTGCTGCATGACCTGGTGCCGGATGGTGAGCGTCATCCGTTCCTGCAGCAGGGATTGCGCGATCGTGGTGAGCGAACTGCTGATCGCGGTCGCCGCCAGCACGCCGAACTGGAACAGCGTGATGCGCACGATGTCCGCCGTCGACCCGCGATGCTGGATCGCCGCGACCACCGAGTCGAGCAGGATTTTCGCGATGTACGCGGTGACCGTCGGCAGCAGGCCGGACGCCAGCGTGATCACCGCGAGCACGATCGTCAGTGTCGGGCTGGCCTGCCAGGTCAGCTTCGCGACCTTCGGCAGGCCGCGGACGGTGCCTGCCACCGAAGTACGCATCCGCGACAGCCGCGCCCGCAGGCCTTTCGGCTGTTCCGGCTGCTCCGGTTCCGGGATGTCGACCGGCCCGGTGAGACCGCTGTCCGGCACGGATTGCGCCATCTTGCGGCGACCGCGGCGGCCGAGGGCCATCTCGATCCCGCCCCCACCGCCGGGGATCACGCCAGCACCGAACCGTGCAGGAAGACGTCGATGACCTCGTCAGTGGTCGGGGCGCCCGGCATCGGGCGGGATTGCGTGAACAGCAGCGCCAGGAACAGCGAAGCGGCCTTGTCCACCGGAAGCCGCAGCCGGGCGGCGTCCGGAACGAACAGCTCCCGCACCGCGCGTTGCATCGCCTCGAGCGACTCGCGGCGGCTGTCTCCGGTCACTGACTTGCGGTTGCGCGCTTCTTCCACCGCCGCGCGCGGGCGGCCCTTCATGGTCGCGGCCATCACCGCGCCCATCCGCTGCAGGTGCGCGTTCATCGCCTCGGCAGCCTCGGCAAGCCGCTTCTCCAACGGCAGTTCAGCCGGGATCTCCCCGATCATCTCCAGCGCCTCCGCCGGATTGAGCGCGGCTTCCACACACGCGTCGAACAGTTCGTCCTTGTCCTTGAAGACCCGGAAGATAGTGCCCTCGCCGATCCCCGCGGCCCGGGCGATCTGCGCGGTCGTGACCCCGTGGCCGTGCTCGACGACCAGCGGGAGCACCGCGCGGACGATCATCCGCCGCCGGTCGTCCGGGGCCATCCCCGGTGCTCTTTTCCTCGTTTCCATGCTCGCCACAGTACGGAGTGAGCGCTCACTCCGTCAACTCGATAAACGCAAGGCCGTGCCCGCGAGGACACGGCCTTGTCGTTTAGTACGTGATCGCGACCGCCGGATCGGCGAGCAGCGCGCCGACGTCGGCGAGGAACTCCGACCCCTGCTGCCCGTCGACGACCCGGTGGTCGAAGCTCAGCGACAGCTGCATCACCTTGCGCACCTTGATCTCGCCGTCGACCACCCACGCGGTGTCGCGGATGGCCCCGACCGCCAGGATCGCCGACTCGCCCGGGTTGATGATGGGCGTGCCGGTGTCGACGCCGAAAACGCCGACGTTGGTGATCGTGAACGTCCCGCCCAGCATCGCCGCCGGCGTGGTCTTGCCCTCGCGCGCGACGTCGGTCAGTTCGGTGAGCGCGACCGCGAGTTCCTTGAGCGACAAGGAATCCGCGTCCCGGATCTTCGGCACCACGAGACCGCGCGGGGTCGCCGCCGCGATGCCGAGGTGGACGTAGTCCTTGTAGACGATCTCCTGCGCGGCCTCGTCCCACACCGCGTTGACGTCCGGCGTGCGCTTCGCCGCGAGGCATACGGCCTTCGCTGCGAACGCCAGCGGAGTGAGCTTGACGCCGCTGAAGTCGCGCGACTTCTTGAGCTTTTCGCGCAGTTCCATCATCGGCGTGACGTCGATGGTGAGGAACTCCGTGACGTGCGGAGCGGTGTAAGCGCTCTGCACCATCGCGGCCGCGGTCGCCTTGCGGACGCCCTTGATCGGCACGCGCCGCTCGCGGGTGGCCGGGTCGTAGCCGGAATCCACAGTGGACACTGCGGGAGCGGCGGAACCGTTGGCTGCGGCGTGGACGTCGTCGCGGGTGATCACGCCGCCGTCCGCGCTGCCGGTGAGCGAGTGCAGGTCGACGCCGAGGTCCTTGGCCAGCTTGCGGACCGGCGGTTTGGCCAGCGGGACGTAACCGCCACGCGGGGTTTCGGCCACCGGTGCGGGAGCAGGAGCCGCCGCAACCAGCGCGGGTGCCGGAGCCGCGGTGGCCCCCTTGCGCGCCCGCCGGGTCGTCCCGGCCGCCTTGGAGCCATAGCCGACTAGCGGCTTCATCTCCTCTTCGGCCGGAGCGGCCGGAGCCGCGGCAGCGGGCTCAGCGGCGGGTGCGGCTTTTCCGTCGGGATCCACGTCCATGGTCAGGATCGTCGTCCCGACCTCCACCGTCTGCCCCGGTTCCACGTGCAGCTCAGTGACCACCCCGGCCCACGGAATCGGCAGCTCGACAGCGGCCTTCGCGGTCTCGACCTCGACCACGATCTGGTTGACCGTGACCGTGTCGCCCGGCTTGACGCGCCAGGCGAGGATGTCGGCTTCAGTCAGCCCCTCCGCCGTGTCCGACAGGGGGAATTGTTTGTACTCGGGCATTTCTGATGCAACCCCCTTACCAGGCGAGAGATCGGTCGACAGCGTGCAGGACCCGGTCGAGGTCGGGGAGGTAGTGCTCCTCGAGCTTCGCAGGCGGGTACGGCGTGTCGAATCCGGTCACGCGCAGGACGGGGGACTCAAGGGAGTAGAAGCATTCCTGCTGAACGCGGGCGGCGATTTCCGAGGTCAGCGAGGATTCCGACGGCGCTTCGCTGACCGCGATGAGCCGTCCGGTCTTGCGGACCGATTCGAAGACCGGTCCGAGGTCGAGCGGCGAGAGCGTGCGCAGGTCGATGACCTCCAGCGACTTGCCCTCGGCTTCGGCGGCGGTGGCGGCGTCGAGCGCCACCTTCACCGACGGTCCGTACGCGACGACCGTGGCGTTCGTGCCCTCGCGCACCACCTGCGACGCGAACACTCGCGACGGTGCCGTCGAGGTGTCGACCTCCATCTTCAACGCGCCCGAGTGGTACAGCTTCTTGGGCTCGAAGAAGAGGATCGGGTCGTCCGAGCGGATCGCCTCCTGGATGCCCCAGTAGGCGTCGACCGCGTTCGAAATCGACACCACCTTCAGACCGGCGATGTGCGAGAACAGCGATTCCGGCGATTCCGAGTGGTGCTCCACCGCGCCGATCCCGCCGCCGAACGGCACCCGGATCACGACGGGCATCTTGACCTTGCCCTGCGTGCGGTAGTGCAGTTTCGCCAGCTGCGAGGAGATCTGGTCGAAGCCGGGGAAGATGAAGCCTTCGAACTGGATCTCGCACACCGGCCGGAATCCGCGCACGGCGAGGCCGACCGCGGTGCCGATGATGCCCGATTCGGCGAGCGGCGTGTCCAGCACGCGCTGCTCGCCGAAGTCCTTCTGCAGTCCGTCGGTGATGCGGAAGACGCCGCCGAGCTTGCCGACGTCCTCCCCCATGATCAGGACCTTCGGGTCCTCCTCCATCGCGCGACGGAGACCGAGGTTGAGCGCCTTGCCGATCGTGAGTTTCTGGAGATCAGTCATCAGTGCTCACCCGCCGCGGCGAAACCGTCGAGATAGGACAGATACTCCTCGCGCTGCGCTTCCAGCACCGGCGAAGGTTCTGCGTACACCTGGGAAAACACCCGGTCCGGCGGCGGCTCGGGCATGTTGAACGTGTAGTCGCGCAGTTCGGCGGCGAACTTGTCCGCCTCGGCTTGGACGCTGTCGAAGAACGCCTGGTCGGCGTGCCCGCCGCGAGCCAGGAACGCGCGCACGCGCTCGATCGGGTCCTTGAGCTTCCACTCCTCCAGCTCGTCCGAGAGCCGGTAGCGGGTGGGGTCGTCGGTGGTGGTGTGCGCGTCCATCCGGTAGGTGAACGCCTCGATCAGCACCGGGCCGTTGCCGTGCCGGCATTCCTCCAGCGCCCACCGGGTGACGGCGAGGCAGGCGAGGACGTCGTTGCCGTCCACGCGGATGCCGGGGAAGCCGTAGCCGCGGGCGCGCTGGTACAGCGGCAGCCGCGACTGGCGTTCGGTCGGCTCGGAAATCGCCCACTGGTTGTTCTGGCAGAAGAAGACCAGCGGCGCGTCGTACACCGCGGCCCAGACGAACCCTTCGTGCACGTCGCCCTGCGAAGTCGCGCCGTCACCGAAGTAACAAATGGTGGCCTCGCCACCCTCGTCCCCGACTTTGCCCTCGAACTTCTGGCCCATCGCGTAACCCGCGGCGTTGAGCACCTGGTTGCCGATGACGATGGTGTACGGGTGGAACCGGTGTGCCTGGTAGTCCCAGCCACTGTGGTCGGTGCACCGGAAAATCCCGATCAGCTCGCGCATGTCGACGCCGCGGG
Encoded here:
- a CDS encoding alkyl sulfatase C-terminal domain-containing protein, which codes for MRAAHSPGEHAVNGFARTLEVGKLTPEQFVQVLETLHMLGTAGAGIDIGSLTTQALVDVVAAATREQLKGIADHDELRAVFLDEIFRRMSEHFRPERARHVDIVVSWRFPAGDDFDRYQTVIEDGLCVSSTDLARTPDTTITVAVEDFIRMATGNAAVAAMFVTGKVKVKGEYAPAVRLSGYFDIPKPTGAD
- a CDS encoding DNA cytosine methyltransferase, which translates into the protein MPLPGQPTAAEFFAGIGLVRLGLEPAGFDVAWSNDIEPAKQAMYEAHFNDQGAHEYVLGDVAALRGADLPAGLSLAWASFPCTDLSLAGWRRGLAGSHSSTFWEFTRILDELGPDRPPVVALENVVGLATSHGGDDLRAAIRELNRLGYSADVLTLDARRFVPQSRPRLFIVGAQNPPADSPAPSPLRPAWLALDPSLRTHRAALPAPPPLLVTGLSAAVERLSADDERWWTPLRADAFVGSLSPLQLERLTQLRAGKKLVYRTAYRRTRNGKPVWEVRPDDISGCLRTARGGSSKQAVVQAGRGSVRVRWMTPREYARLMGAGQYALEGLRNNQALFGFGDAVCVPVVQWLSENYLMPLARGEMSLETAV
- a CDS encoding FxsA family protein, producing the protein MAVVFLLYVIAEVAAIWAVGSVVGVLGTIGLLIAGAFVGSWLARREGGKAMRAFMATAQSGRNPEKELTDGMLVALGGVLIMVPGFVSDVLGLLFLLPPTRSIARRFWLRRAEKRAVRYANQRRGPVMVVDSEVVAEEPRPSNHPVIEGRIVEG
- a CDS encoding very short patch repair endonuclease, producing MASVERLVTTSAVSARMSKQKSRNTGIEMALRKILHAAGFRYRVHRRPVKGVRREADLVFGPARVAVFVDGCFWHGCPEHGTWPKNNADYWRTKIETNRRRDANTDALLLEAGWLSVRIWEHEATDVAASRVIETVKERRPH
- a CDS encoding SEC-C metal-binding domain-containing protein translates to MGTGTAAETAAQLEAELEKYPEEQGELLFEAAQAWRQAGDDHRAVALLTQAVALGGEEGGNARVELADVLFDLGRTDEAQACLDELRSEQLPSSMPYHLAAELLEHRGELQQALAWFDLAVARLSEEELADRNTEFGFFTLANNILTGRRRVRRALGLPPDEQDESVQSPSDPVRAAAPPAPPGEVRVLFWPRDEIPRAHEAWPHLVQHADADTIVADREADNRELSETGIARIMMVPLTVAKLREFATRTGSDPAAEDTRLACMNEVFEEGGALSWPPARNEPCWCGSGAKYKKCCGRPTLS
- a CDS encoding TetR/AcrR family transcriptional regulator, producing MPDEDQRPPERARRLPRAVRERQILDAAVQVFSQHGYHSASMDEISEVAGVSKPMIYTYLGSKEDLFGKSIQREATRLLEAIQAGVQPDLPPDMQLWHGLRSFYRFVAEYRESWTVLHRQALTVGGGFAAEITAMRTRAIELVAALVVAAGTRKGLGEQTEFSGPGLAAALVGAAESLADWALDHPEISDGVLASWLMNLVWLGFNDLVEGQVWKPSE
- a CDS encoding DNA topology modulation protein FlaR; this encodes MGRRIMVTGCSGAGKSTLARHIGAALDLPVTHLDRLYWRPGWVEAPPEEFRAAVAEAASTDSWVIDGNYSKTFDLRLPFADTVVLLDASRYTCLYRVVRRQLREWGQETQAPGCVSKIDAELVQWIWKWPTRRPLMLRRIATEAPTSRQVLLRSPREVSAFLQSLR
- a CDS encoding SCP2 sterol-binding domain-containing protein codes for the protein MADNPEATSADLAGLRGVALLDALDRTEAVDASALDVNAVADAIDPRELGRSDMNRLLAALVRLSEQVPAFSLDKVDPTKFATLVARASRAQLEAVVAERALRVRVLDEIFARMGAHIRAKSLHAVVHWRLSGGTGEGGYDRYETVLSDGTCTVSREMREKPRVTITLSPVDFFRIITHQATPAVLFVTGKLKVKGDLAFAAGLVGHFDLPRPA